One Thermus sp. CCB_US3_UF1 DNA window includes the following coding sequences:
- a CDS encoding protoglobin domain-containing protein: MDPGDLLELLKRRTGFTQAHAALLRELGEVMTPIAPEVALAFYDYLGRDGELAGILHAVPGRVERLYGTFARWYAELFGGTYDRAYAERRRRIGLVHAKLGIGPRAMVPAMGIVQELSLEHLRTALRGPEVFSAVEAFEKILAIELGLIEESYLEALSLGLSLGHRELRQALAEGAAALLSS; the protein is encoded by the coding sequence GTGGACCCCGGGGACCTTTTGGAACTCCTCAAGCGCCGCACCGGCTTTACCCAGGCCCACGCCGCCCTGCTGAGGGAGCTGGGGGAGGTGATGACCCCCATCGCCCCCGAGGTGGCCCTGGCCTTTTACGACTACCTGGGGCGGGACGGGGAGCTGGCGGGGATCCTGCACGCGGTCCCGGGGAGGGTGGAGCGGCTTTACGGCACCTTCGCCCGCTGGTATGCGGAGCTTTTTGGCGGGACCTACGACCGGGCCTACGCGGAAAGGCGGCGGCGCATCGGCCTGGTGCACGCCAAGCTGGGCATAGGCCCGAGGGCCATGGTCCCCGCCATGGGCATCGTGCAGGAGCTTTCCCTGGAGCACCTGCGCACCGCCTTGCGTGGCCCCGAGGTGTTCAGCGCCGTGGAGGCCTTTGAGAAGATCCTGGCCATAGAGCTGGGCCTCATTGAGGAGAGCTACCTCGAGGCCCTCTCCTTAGGCCTATCCCTGGGGCACCGGGAACTCCGGCAGGCCCTTGCCGAGGGGGCCGCGGCCCTCCTCTCCTCCTAG
- a CDS encoding glutamate synthase-related protein has translation MTWKEAYPDIPLGQDACGIIAMAEKSGKPSHRIVRRTLESLYRMAHRAGAIRGEGDGTGIQTDIPRELWARFLEEAGLEPELAYNPRFFVGHFFLPKTEEARLEDFYALLKAEGSRLGVRPVHFRRGEVVSEVLGPVGRRTEPIFLQVAGLSPDGDGPLWELGLRLEAQFPVHVVSLSTYSVVYKVRGAAELLKRYYPELSRPEFKSAIALGHNRYSTNTLSTFEQVQPFGLLGHNGEINTIERLRRELDHLGIPRTGGSDSQDLNRMLEGLIYRYGLSLPEAMDLVFPPILGEIKGLPEELQDLYMALRQRFGPLAQGPAAIVSRHRDEAVFATDAMGLRPLWQLETPYEIVFSSERGVFSAEEFVSEPKPLAPGEKVYLRLTPEGAKVLPLDRHQRLVWERLSARTPVEGYRVHLAGPLRAAPPPVAGGSGVEVEEKPAPPPLGLERAYGWDRWDGAYLEALAKTGNEPIGSLGYDGPLAALNPEKPNLAEFFKETVAVVTNPAIDREREIEHFSTRTLLGRRPLPDGRGGGRVEELLLPIVLEADQGLAEAFGTLTLEEVQARFQTATLVPQFTVEEGLLLGLKRLEEEAVRAAEAGAEVLILSDREAFQGGVWIDIGLAVAAVNRALLKRDAEGVALRRRTSLLVHSGGIRNLHDIAFLLGLGAEAVAPWLLEEKARALEGRKGVANALEALRKGLEKVISTMGIHELRGYGKIFSAIGLKPELAEYFGTRNFLGSHQGGYGFLELERTLLEREGFLRAEKVPPAKDFRFNPRIYKAAQEVAGGQAPYAHFQEKVRSLERESPVAARQLLEVRFPERSEVAPEEVDLSVGGHSLPFLISAMSFGSQGEASFRAYVEAAKRLNMLCINGEGGEIPDMLGKYTHWRGQQVASGRFGVHAYMLNSASVIEIKIGQGAKPGEGGHLPGKKVSPKVAAARNAVPGVDLISPSNNHDLYSIEDLAQLIEELKTVNPKALVSVKVPVIPGIGTIAVGIAKAGADVITLSGFEGGTGAARLHALKYAGLPVEIGVRRAHRALVRAGLRDRVELWADGGLKTAYDVLRMVLLGADRVGMATMAMVAIGCTICRGCQLDTCHVGITTQIESVEEALAHGLKRFVPQDLDRAVEQLVRFFEAKAEALREMVAALGFRSLRELRGRADLLYQRDHLEALDLSYFFQPVEEPDWLQDTSAHVLRKPLNQLTRTITEVVMAAYGEGGRRLVFQEGPVDSTDRALGAHLAGEIARRRLYGKGFEAEVELRFDAGSVAGNGLAAFNLEGMKVVVEGGAQDGVAKSAFGGTVAILKGRNPYGAYVDGSVGKSFAYGAIGGLLVVEGMADSRFCIRLSGADVILGGEPERPLRDELGNLAARAQAKGFAFEYMTRGRALVLGDPGPWICSGMTGGRVYLRHWPEMGLTEEAMRRRLAKGAKVAVRPLDLRGVEDVRELLSAYLRLLREAKREEKAARLERLLQDPAAHFRMVEPVHQQVEQGVSTE, from the coding sequence ATGACCTGGAAGGAAGCCTACCCGGATATCCCCCTAGGCCAGGATGCCTGCGGCATCATCGCCATGGCGGAAAAGAGCGGCAAGCCCTCCCACCGCATCGTGCGGCGGACCCTGGAGAGCCTCTACCGCATGGCTCACCGAGCGGGGGCCATCCGGGGTGAGGGGGACGGGACGGGGATCCAGACCGATATCCCCCGGGAGCTTTGGGCCCGCTTCCTGGAGGAGGCGGGCCTGGAGCCGGAGCTGGCCTATAACCCCCGCTTCTTCGTGGGCCACTTCTTCCTGCCCAAAACCGAGGAGGCCCGGCTGGAGGACTTCTACGCCCTTCTGAAGGCGGAGGGAAGCCGCCTGGGCGTGCGTCCCGTCCATTTCCGCCGGGGGGAGGTGGTGAGCGAGGTCCTAGGCCCCGTGGGGCGGCGCACCGAGCCCATCTTCCTCCAGGTGGCGGGGCTTTCCCCCGACGGGGACGGGCCCCTTTGGGAGCTCGGCCTGCGCCTCGAGGCCCAGTTCCCCGTGCACGTGGTCTCCCTCTCCACCTACAGCGTGGTCTACAAGGTGCGGGGGGCGGCGGAGCTCCTCAAGCGCTACTACCCCGAGCTTTCCCGCCCCGAGTTCAAGAGCGCCATCGCCCTGGGCCACAACCGCTACTCCACCAACACCCTCTCCACCTTTGAGCAGGTCCAGCCCTTCGGTCTTTTGGGCCACAACGGGGAGATCAACACCATTGAGCGCCTCCGGCGGGAGCTGGACCACCTGGGCATCCCCCGCACGGGCGGCTCGGACTCCCAGGACCTGAACCGCATGCTGGAGGGGCTTATCTACCGCTACGGCCTCTCCCTGCCCGAGGCCATGGACCTGGTCTTCCCCCCCATCTTGGGGGAGATCAAGGGGTTGCCGGAGGAGCTCCAGGACCTCTACATGGCCCTACGGCAGCGCTTCGGTCCCCTGGCCCAGGGGCCGGCGGCCATCGTGAGCCGCCACCGGGACGAGGCGGTCTTCGCCACCGACGCCATGGGCCTTAGGCCCCTGTGGCAGTTGGAAACCCCCTACGAGATCGTCTTCTCCTCGGAAAGGGGGGTGTTCAGCGCCGAGGAGTTCGTCTCCGAGCCCAAGCCCTTGGCCCCAGGGGAGAAGGTCTACCTCCGCCTCACCCCGGAAGGGGCCAAGGTCCTCCCCTTGGACCGCCACCAGCGCCTGGTGTGGGAGCGCCTTTCGGCCCGTACCCCGGTGGAGGGGTACAGGGTCCACCTGGCGGGGCCCCTGCGCGCGGCCCCGCCCCCAGTGGCGGGGGGAAGCGGGGTGGAGGTGGAGGAGAAGCCCGCCCCGCCCCCCTTGGGCCTGGAGCGGGCCTACGGCTGGGACCGCTGGGACGGGGCCTACCTCGAGGCCCTGGCCAAGACGGGCAACGAGCCCATCGGCTCCCTGGGCTACGACGGCCCTCTGGCGGCCCTGAACCCGGAGAAGCCCAACCTGGCGGAGTTCTTCAAGGAAACCGTGGCCGTGGTGACCAACCCGGCCATTGACCGGGAGCGGGAGATCGAGCACTTCTCCACCCGCACCCTCTTAGGCCGCCGCCCCCTGCCCGACGGGCGGGGTGGGGGGCGGGTGGAGGAGCTCCTTTTGCCCATCGTCCTGGAGGCGGACCAGGGCCTGGCCGAGGCCTTCGGCACCCTAACCCTGGAGGAGGTGCAGGCCCGCTTCCAGACCGCCACCTTGGTGCCCCAGTTCACCGTGGAGGAGGGGCTTCTTCTCGGCCTCAAGCGCCTGGAGGAGGAGGCGGTGCGGGCCGCGGAAGCGGGGGCCGAGGTCCTCATCCTCTCCGACCGCGAGGCCTTCCAGGGAGGGGTGTGGATCGACATCGGCCTGGCGGTGGCCGCGGTGAACCGGGCCCTCCTCAAGCGGGACGCCGAGGGCGTTGCCCTAAGGCGGCGCACCTCGCTCCTGGTCCACTCTGGTGGGATTAGGAACCTGCACGACATCGCCTTCCTCCTGGGCCTGGGGGCCGAGGCCGTGGCCCCTTGGCTTTTGGAGGAGAAGGCCCGGGCCCTGGAGGGGCGCAAGGGGGTAGCCAACGCCCTGGAGGCCCTCCGCAAGGGCCTGGAAAAGGTGATCTCCACCATGGGCATCCACGAGCTCCGGGGCTACGGCAAGATCTTCAGCGCCATCGGGCTCAAGCCCGAGCTGGCCGAGTACTTCGGCACCCGGAACTTCCTGGGCTCCCACCAGGGGGGCTACGGCTTCCTGGAGCTGGAGCGCACCCTGCTGGAAAGGGAAGGCTTCTTGCGGGCGGAGAAGGTGCCCCCCGCCAAGGACTTCCGCTTCAACCCCCGGATCTACAAGGCGGCCCAGGAGGTGGCGGGCGGCCAGGCCCCCTACGCCCACTTCCAGGAGAAGGTGCGCTCCCTGGAACGGGAAAGCCCGGTGGCGGCCCGGCAGCTTCTGGAGGTCCGCTTCCCCGAGCGGAGCGAGGTGGCCCCGGAGGAGGTGGACCTCTCCGTGGGCGGCCACTCCCTCCCCTTCCTCATCAGCGCCATGAGCTTCGGCTCCCAGGGGGAGGCCTCCTTCCGGGCCTATGTGGAGGCGGCCAAGCGCCTCAACATGCTCTGCATCAACGGGGAAGGGGGGGAGATCCCCGACATGCTGGGCAAGTACACCCACTGGCGGGGGCAGCAGGTGGCCAGCGGCCGCTTCGGGGTCCACGCCTACATGCTCAACTCCGCCAGCGTCATTGAGATCAAGATCGGCCAGGGGGCCAAGCCCGGGGAGGGGGGCCACCTGCCGGGAAAGAAGGTCTCCCCCAAGGTGGCCGCGGCCCGCAACGCCGTCCCGGGGGTGGACCTCATCAGCCCCTCCAACAACCACGACCTCTACTCCATTGAGGACCTGGCCCAGCTCATTGAGGAACTGAAGACGGTGAACCCCAAGGCCCTGGTCTCCGTGAAGGTGCCCGTGATCCCCGGGATCGGCACCATCGCCGTGGGCATCGCCAAGGCGGGGGCGGATGTCATCACCCTCTCGGGGTTTGAGGGGGGGACGGGGGCGGCCCGGCTCCACGCCCTCAAGTACGCGGGCCTTCCGGTGGAGATCGGGGTGCGCCGGGCCCACCGGGCCCTGGTGCGGGCGGGGTTGCGGGACCGGGTGGAGCTTTGGGCCGACGGCGGTCTCAAGACCGCTTACGACGTGCTCCGCATGGTCCTCCTAGGGGCGGACCGGGTGGGGATGGCCACCATGGCCATGGTGGCCATCGGCTGCACCATCTGCCGGGGCTGCCAGCTGGACACCTGCCACGTGGGCATCACCACCCAGATCGAGAGCGTGGAGGAGGCCCTGGCCCACGGCCTGAAGCGCTTCGTGCCCCAGGACCTGGACCGCGCGGTGGAGCAGCTGGTCCGCTTCTTTGAGGCCAAGGCCGAGGCCCTGCGGGAGATGGTGGCCGCCTTGGGGTTCCGTTCCCTCCGGGAGCTGCGGGGGCGCGCTGACCTCCTCTACCAGCGGGACCACCTGGAGGCCTTGGACCTTTCCTACTTCTTCCAGCCGGTGGAGGAGCCCGACTGGCTTCAGGACACCTCGGCCCACGTGCTGCGCAAGCCCCTGAACCAGCTCACCCGCACCATCACCGAGGTGGTCATGGCGGCTTACGGGGAGGGTGGGCGGCGGCTGGTCTTCCAGGAAGGTCCCGTGGACTCCACGGACCGCGCCCTGGGGGCCCACCTGGCGGGGGAGATCGCCCGCAGGCGGCTTTACGGCAAGGGGTTTGAGGCCGAGGTGGAGCTTCGCTTTGACGCGGGGAGCGTGGCCGGCAATGGCCTGGCGGCCTTCAACCTCGAGGGCATGAAGGTGGTGGTGGAAGGCGGGGCCCAGGACGGGGTGGCCAAGAGCGCCTTCGGCGGCACCGTGGCCATCCTGAAGGGCAGGAACCCCTACGGGGCCTACGTGGACGGGTCCGTGGGCAAGAGCTTCGCCTACGGGGCCATCGGTGGCCTCCTCGTGGTGGAGGGGATGGCGGACAGCCGCTTCTGCATCCGGCTTTCCGGGGCGGACGTGATCCTGGGCGGGGAGCCCGAGCGCCCCTTGCGGGATGAGCTGGGCAACCTGGCGGCCCGGGCCCAGGCCAAGGGCTTCGCCTTTGAGTACATGACCCGGGGGCGGGCCCTGGTCCTGGGGGACCCTGGGCCCTGGATCTGCTCGGGGATGACGGGGGGCCGGGTCTACCTGCGCCACTGGCCGGAGATGGGCCTCACCGAGGAGGCCATGCGCCGCCGTCTGGCCAAGGGGGCCAAGGTGGCCGTCCGGCCCCTGGACCTCCGGGGGGTGGAGGACGTGCGGGAACTCCTTTCCGCCTACCTCCGCCTCCTGCGGGAGGCCAAGCGGGAGGAGAAGGCCGCCCGCCTGGAGAGGCTCCTCCAGGACCCCGCGGCCCACTTCCGCATGGTGGAGCCCGTCCACCAGCAGGTGGAGCAGGGGGTGAGCACGGAGTAA
- the guaB gene encoding IMP dehydrogenase, which translates to MYEGKILYEGLTFDDVLLLPGYSEVLPKEVSVTTRLTKRLTLNIPILSAAMDTVTEAEMAIAMAREGGLGVIHKNLSIEAQAAMVRKVKRSEAGMIQDPVTLPPTATLEDAERLMREYRIGGLPVVDLYGKLLGLVTNRDLRFERDLKRPVTEVMTPLERLITAPPGTTLEEAEEILRRHKVEKLPLVDETGKLRGLLTLKDIVKRKQYPFAAKDPLGRLRVGAAVGASRDLPERAQALVEAGVDVLVLDSAHGHSKGILEALAYLKETFGEKVEVIAGNVATREGARALAERGADAVKVGIGPGSICTTRVVTGVGVPQISAILEAVAGVADLGVPVIADGGIKYTGDVAKAIAAGAHTVMLGSMLAGTEEAPGEEVLKDGRRYKLYRGMGSLGAMKQGSADRYFQDPGKGGETEAKKLVPEGIEGMVPYKGPVADVLYQIVGGLRSAMGYVGAKDIEEFRSKARFVRMTMAGLIESHPHDVVVIKEAPNYSR; encoded by the coding sequence ATGTACGAGGGGAAGATCCTCTACGAGGGCCTCACCTTTGACGACGTCCTCCTCCTGCCCGGCTACTCCGAGGTCCTGCCCAAGGAGGTTTCGGTAACCACCCGGCTTACCAAGCGCCTTACCCTGAACATCCCCATCCTCTCCGCGGCCATGGACACGGTGACCGAGGCGGAGATGGCCATCGCCATGGCCCGGGAGGGGGGGCTTGGGGTTATCCACAAAAACCTTTCCATTGAGGCCCAGGCGGCCATGGTGCGCAAGGTGAAGCGCTCGGAGGCGGGGATGATCCAGGACCCCGTGACCCTGCCCCCCACGGCCACCCTGGAGGACGCGGAGCGCCTCATGCGGGAGTACCGCATCGGGGGGTTGCCGGTGGTGGACCTTTACGGGAAGCTTCTGGGCCTGGTCACCAACCGCGACCTGCGCTTTGAGCGCGACCTCAAGCGCCCCGTCACCGAGGTCATGACCCCCTTGGAGCGCCTCATCACCGCCCCCCCGGGCACCACCTTGGAGGAGGCGGAGGAGATCCTACGGCGGCACAAGGTGGAGAAGCTCCCCCTGGTGGACGAAACGGGGAAGCTGCGGGGGCTTCTCACCCTGAAGGACATCGTGAAGCGCAAGCAGTACCCCTTTGCGGCCAAGGACCCCCTGGGCCGCCTGCGGGTGGGGGCGGCGGTGGGGGCCAGCCGGGACCTGCCCGAAAGGGCCCAGGCCCTGGTGGAGGCGGGGGTGGACGTTTTGGTGCTGGACTCGGCCCACGGCCACTCCAAGGGCATCCTGGAGGCCCTGGCCTACCTGAAGGAGACCTTCGGGGAGAAGGTGGAGGTCATCGCCGGGAACGTGGCCACCCGGGAGGGGGCCAGGGCCCTGGCCGAAAGGGGAGCCGATGCGGTGAAGGTGGGCATCGGCCCCGGCTCCATCTGCACCACCCGGGTGGTGACCGGCGTGGGGGTGCCCCAGATCTCGGCCATCCTCGAGGCCGTGGCCGGGGTGGCGGACCTAGGGGTGCCGGTGATCGCCGACGGGGGCATCAAGTACACCGGGGACGTGGCCAAGGCCATCGCCGCCGGGGCCCACACGGTGATGCTGGGGAGCATGCTGGCGGGCACCGAGGAGGCCCCGGGGGAGGAGGTCTTGAAGGACGGGCGGCGGTACAAGCTCTACCGGGGCATGGGTTCCCTGGGGGCCATGAAACAGGGCTCCGCCGACCGCTACTTCCAGGATCCGGGCAAGGGCGGGGAGACCGAGGCCAAGAAGCTGGTCCCCGAGGGGATTGAGGGCATGGTGCCCTACAAGGGGCCCGTGGCCGATGTCCTCTACCAGATCGTGGGGGGGCTGAGGAGCGCCATGGGGTACGTGGGGGCCAAGGACATCGAGGAGTTTCGCAGCAAGGCCCGCTTCGTGCGCATGACCATGGCCGGCCTCATTGAGAGCCACCCCCACGACGTGGTGGTGATCAAGGAGGCCCCCAACTACTCCCGTTAG
- a CDS encoding response regulator transcription factor, whose amino-acid sequence MATVLLVEDEPAVRLGVRLALERAGHRVLEAGSAGEAWPLLKEAELVVLDWMLPDEPGVRLLERMRQGVHAELPVLLLTARAEVRDRVEGLSRGADDYLVKPFATEELLARLEALLRRAGKRKVLKRGPLLLDLERMEASLEGQPLPLTRREFELLAFLAQRPGRVYTREELLEAVWGPDYLGTPRTVDQHILQLREKLREDPKAPRFLETVRGLGYRFRGEG is encoded by the coding sequence GTGGCCACGGTGCTCTTGGTGGAGGACGAGCCGGCGGTGCGCCTGGGGGTGCGCCTGGCCCTGGAGCGGGCGGGGCACCGGGTGCTGGAGGCGGGCAGCGCCGGTGAAGCCTGGCCCCTCCTGAAGGAGGCCGAGCTGGTGGTCCTGGACTGGATGCTCCCCGACGAACCCGGGGTCAGGCTTCTGGAAAGGATGCGCCAGGGGGTCCACGCCGAGCTCCCCGTCCTCCTCCTCACCGCCCGGGCCGAGGTGCGGGACCGGGTGGAGGGCCTAAGCCGGGGGGCGGACGATTACCTGGTCAAGCCCTTCGCCACCGAGGAGCTTTTGGCCCGCCTCGAGGCCCTGCTGCGCCGGGCGGGCAAGCGCAAGGTGCTCAAGCGGGGCCCCCTCCTCCTGGACCTGGAGCGCATGGAGGCAAGCCTAGAGGGCCAGCCCCTCCCCCTTACCCGGCGGGAGTTTGAGCTTTTGGCCTTCCTGGCCCAGCGCCCGGGCCGGGTCTACACCCGGGAGGAGCTCCTGGAGGCCGTCTGGGGCCCCGACTACCTGGGCACCCCCAGGACGGTGGACCAGCACATCCTGCAGCTGAGGGAGAAGCTCCGGGAAGACCCCAAGGCCCCCCGCTTCCTGGAAACCGTGCGGGGCCTGGGCTACCGCTTCCGGGGGGAAGGGTGA
- a CDS encoding HAMP domain-containing sensor histidine kinase, translating into MKELLAEAWEEALEGLILHQRREVVYLNPAAAQLLGVNRERVVGRPLLLALRDHRLEALALHGGERTLEVRGRWLRARALPGRLYLLDETEAHQRLLALEEATQTLAHELRTPLSGMGPLLEALTPRTAQEREVLDLLKGEVARLSRLVRDLTPHQPGPKRTFPLEELWPRLEALLRERLKGRQVAVDLPHTAHSDPEALLQILLNLLENALKYGQDPIRLLSWEGDGRLHLEVRDQGPGLPEYESLFLPGRRGPVREGGQGLGLYLVRRLARGLGGEAYALRAGRENVFGVWIPLH; encoded by the coding sequence GTGAAGGAACTCCTGGCCGAGGCCTGGGAGGAGGCCCTGGAGGGCCTGATCCTGCACCAAAGGCGGGAGGTGGTCTACCTGAACCCGGCCGCGGCCCAGCTCCTGGGGGTAAACCGGGAACGGGTGGTGGGCCGTCCCCTCCTCCTGGCCCTGAGGGACCACCGCCTGGAGGCCCTGGCCCTCCACGGGGGGGAACGCACCCTGGAGGTGCGGGGCCGCTGGCTCCGGGCCAGGGCCCTCCCGGGAAGGCTCTACCTCCTGGACGAAACCGAGGCCCATCAACGCCTTTTGGCCCTGGAGGAGGCCACCCAAACCCTGGCCCACGAGCTCCGTACCCCCCTTTCCGGCATGGGCCCCCTCCTGGAAGCCCTCACCCCCAGAACCGCCCAGGAACGGGAGGTCCTGGACCTCCTCAAGGGGGAGGTGGCCCGCCTTTCCCGCCTGGTGCGGGACCTCACCCCGCACCAGCCCGGCCCCAAGCGCACCTTCCCCCTGGAGGAGCTCTGGCCCCGCCTCGAGGCCCTCCTGCGGGAAAGGCTTAAGGGGCGGCAGGTGGCGGTGGACCTGCCCCACACCGCCCACAGCGATCCCGAGGCCCTCTTGCAGATCCTCCTCAACCTCCTGGAAAACGCCCTCAAGTACGGCCAGGATCCCATCCGCCTCCTCTCCTGGGAAGGGGATGGCCGCCTCCACCTGGAGGTGCGGGACCAGGGGCCCGGGCTTCCCGAGTACGAAAGCCTCTTCCTCCCTGGCCGCCGCGGCCCCGTGCGGGAGGGGGGGCAGGGGCTTGGCCTCTACCTGGTGCGCCGCCTGGCCCGGGGCCTGGGGGGGGAGGCCTACGCCCTTCGGGCGGGCAGGGAGAACGTCTTCGGGGTCTGGATTCCCCTACACTAA
- the phoU gene encoding phosphate signaling complex protein PhoU, with protein sequence MREALDRALNQLLEETLRMLSLVREMTQEATEALVEGSEAKAEAVIAKDREVDALELKVENEAIALIARHQPVASDLRLIFTVIKALTDLERAGDYAMHVAEDALFLTKEPPLKRYVTLPEMGRKLLEMMDILAKAAAERDVALARKVVELDDQVDGLYEEITRELITYMMEDARTITKALTLMRVARSYERLGDHLENIAERVIYWLTGEVYKTPEDIY encoded by the coding sequence ATGCGCGAAGCCCTAGACCGTGCCCTAAACCAGCTTTTGGAGGAAACCTTGCGCATGCTCTCCCTGGTGCGGGAGATGACCCAGGAGGCCACGGAGGCCCTGGTGGAGGGCAGCGAGGCCAAGGCCGAGGCGGTGATCGCCAAGGACCGGGAGGTGGACGCCCTGGAGCTCAAGGTGGAGAACGAGGCCATCGCCCTCATCGCCCGCCACCAGCCGGTGGCCTCGGACCTTAGGCTCATCTTCACCGTCATCAAGGCCCTCACCGACCTGGAACGGGCCGGGGACTACGCCATGCACGTGGCCGAGGACGCCCTTTTCCTCACCAAGGAACCGCCCCTCAAGCGCTACGTGACCCTTCCCGAAATGGGGCGGAAGCTCCTGGAGATGATGGACATCCTGGCCAAAGCCGCCGCCGAGCGGGACGTGGCCCTGGCCCGAAAGGTGGTGGAGCTGGACGACCAGGTGGACGGGCTCTACGAGGAGATCACCCGGGAGCTCATCACCTACATGATGGAGGACGCCCGCACCATCACCAAGGCCCTGACCCTGATGCGGGTGGCCCGGAGCTACGAGCGCCTGGGGGACCACCTGGAGAACATCGCCGAGCGGGTGATCTACTGGCTCACCGGAGAGGTGTACAAGACCCCCGAGGACATCTACTGA
- a CDS encoding iron chaperone, whose translation MGKARNQGEEAVLAELAAWPEPDRTLGERLHALVRALAPGLSPRLWYGMPAYAQGGKVLLFLQPAHRFRTRYATLGFTDQARLDQGNLWPVAFALKGLGPEEEALIASLLRRALEGP comes from the coding sequence ATGGGCAAGGCCAGGAACCAGGGGGAGGAGGCGGTGTTGGCGGAACTGGCCGCCTGGCCCGAGCCCGACCGCACCCTGGGGGAGAGGCTCCACGCCCTGGTCCGGGCCCTGGCCCCAGGCCTTTCCCCCAGGCTCTGGTACGGGATGCCCGCCTACGCCCAGGGGGGGAAGGTGCTCCTCTTCCTGCAGCCAGCCCACCGCTTCCGGACCCGCTACGCTACCCTGGGCTTCACCGACCAGGCCCGGCTGGACCAGGGAAACCTCTGGCCCGTGGCCTTCGCCCTAAAGGGCCTGGGCCCCGAGGAGGAGGCCCTGATCGCGAGCCTCCTGCGGCGGGCCCTCGAGGGCCCCTAG
- the prfB gene encoding peptide chain release factor 2 (programmed frameshift): MDLDLLLKRLDSLRGYLDIPGKEARLSELEKRLEDPLLWQNPEEARRVSQEAARLRRTVDTFRALEGDLQGLVELWQEFPAEEREALRPELEEAARRLEGLYHETLLAFPHAEKNAILTIQPGAGGTEACDWAEMLLRMYTRFAERQGFAVEVVDLTPGAEAGIDYAQILVRGENAYGLLSPEAGVHRLVRPSPFDASGRRHTSFAGVEVMPEVDDSVEVVIRPEDLRIDVFRSQGHGGQGVNTTDSAVRIVHLPTGITVTCQTTRSQIKNKELAMKVLRSRLFELEWKKKQEELQKLRGEVRPIEWGSQIRSYVLDKQYVKDHRTGLMRFDPQNVLDGDLLDFVWAGLEWKAGRRQAVAAGEED, from the exons ATGGACCTGGACCTTCTCCTCAAGCGCCTGGACAGCCTCAGGGGGTATCTT GACATCCCCGGCAAGGAAGCCCGCCTAAGCGAGCTGGAAAAGCGGCTGGAAGACCCTCTCCTTTGGCAGAACCCGGAGGAGGCCAGGCGGGTGAGCCAGGAGGCGGCCCGCCTGCGTCGGACCGTGGACACCTTCCGCGCCTTGGAGGGGGACCTTCAGGGGCTGGTGGAGCTTTGGCAGGAGTTCCCCGCCGAGGAGCGGGAAGCTTTGAGGCCTGAGCTGGAGGAGGCCGCCCGGCGCCTGGAAGGGCTTTACCACGAAACCCTCCTGGCCTTCCCCCACGCGGAGAAAAACGCCATCCTGACCATCCAGCCGGGGGCTGGGGGTACGGAGGCCTGCGACTGGGCGGAGATGCTCCTCAGGATGTACACCCGCTTCGCCGAGCGCCAGGGTTTCGCGGTGGAGGTGGTGGACCTCACCCCGGGGGCGGAGGCCGGCATCGACTACGCCCAGATCCTGGTGCGGGGGGAGAACGCCTATGGCCTCCTCTCTCCTGAGGCCGGGGTCCACCGCCTGGTGCGCCCTTCCCCTTTTGACGCCTCCGGGCGCCGCCACACCTCCTTCGCCGGGGTGGAGGTGATGCCCGAGGTGGACGACAGCGTGGAGGTGGTCATCCGCCCCGAGGACCTGCGCATTGACGTGTTCCGCTCCCAGGGGCACGGGGGCCAGGGGGTGAACACCACCGACAGCGCGGTGCGCATCGTCCACCTGCCCACGGGGATCACCGTCACCTGCCAGACCACCCGCAGCCAGATCAAGAACAAGGAGCTGGCCATGAAGGTCCTCCGCTCCCGGCTTTTTGAGCTGGAGTGGAAGAAGAAGCAGGAAGAGCTGCAGAAGCTGCGGGGCGAGGTGCGGCCCATTGAGTGGGGAAGCCAGATCCGCAGCTACGTGCTGGACAAGCAGTACGTGAAGGACCACCGCACCGGCCTCATGCGCTTTGACCCGCAGAACGTCTTGGACGGGGACCTGCTGGACTTCGTCTGGGCGGGCCTGGAGTGGAAGGCGGGCCGCAGGCAGGCGGTGGCCGCGGGGGAGGAGGACTAG